The Alicyclobacillus macrosporangiidus CPP55 genome segment CAGGCCAAGGAGCAGACGTATACAGCCGCACCGTCCGAGTGACGGGTGGCGGGGAGGTTGCGCTGTGTTGACAGGGCTCATCGGACAAGCCGCCATCCGCTTGCTGCTGGTCTCCTCCCTCGTCGCGTTGGCCATCCATGCCTTGGCCGCGCGCACGGGCAGCCGGCGCTGGCGGACGGCCAGCCGCCTGGTGCAGGGATGGGTATTTCTCTGCGCCGCCACCGCGTCGGCGGCGCTGATCCGCCTGCTGGTGACGGGCGACTACTCCTATCCGTATGTGGCGTCCTACACCGGGCCGGGATTGCCGCTGGTGTATCGAATCGCCGCGTTCTGGGGAGGCAATGCGGGTTCACTTCTGTTCTGGTCGCTGGTGCTGACCCTGTACGGGGCGGTGGTGGTCGGCGCGCGGCACGAGGACAGCGAGCGCATGCTGCCGATCGTATCCTTCGTACTGTCCTCCATCACGCTGTTTTATGCACTGCTGCTCAATCTAAAGGCGAATCCGTTCGTCCGTTTGGATCAACCGATGCCTCCGAGCGGGCTGAACCCGCTGCTGCAGAATCCGGGCATGACGGTACACCCGGTGAATCTGTATCTGGGGTACATCGGGTTCGCGATTCCGTTCGCGTACGCGGTCGCCGGGCTGTGGCTCGGCCGTACGGATGCTGTCTGGTTGAAGGTCACGCGCCGGTGGACCTTGGTCTCGTGGCTGTTTCTCAGCATTGGGATCGTGTACGGCGCGCACTGGTCGTATGAGGAGCTCGGCTGGGGCGGTTATTGGGCGTGGGACCCGGTGGAGAACGCATCGCTGCTGCCCTGGCTGACCGCGACGGCTTTTCTGCACTCAGCCATCGTGCAGGAGAAACGCGGTCTGCTCAAGGCCTGGAATGTGGTGCTCGTGTCGTTGACCTTCCTGCTGACGTTGTTTGGTACGTTCCTCACGCGCAGCGGCGTCCTGTGGAGCATCCACGCCTTCGCCAACGCCCCCCTCGGCGTCTGGTTCTTGTCGTTCCTCGGGGTGGCAGCGGCGGCCACCGCGGCCCTCATCGTCTGGCGCTGGCCCGCGCTGCGCGCGAACGGGCGGATGGAAGCGGTCGTCTCCAAGGAATCCGCCTTCCTGCTCAATAACGTGCTGTTTCTCGGCAGCGCGTTCGCCGTGTTGTGGGGGACCCTGTTCCCGATCGTCTCGGAAGCATTGGACGGGCGCCGGATGATGGTGGATGCGCCGTTTTACAATGCCGTCAACATGCCCTTGGCGGTGTGCGTCCTGTTCCTGATGGGCATCGGTCCCCTGGTGGCCTGGCGCCGGGCCAGTGTACAGGGCGTCGTCCGCGCTGTGGCGGTGCCTCTCGCGGTGGCGGCCTTGGGTGGAACGGCAATCGCTGCCGCGTTGGAGGCGGTGTTTCACCGGTGGAGCCTCCTCGGCACGTTGGCGGTGGCGGCAGCGCTGTTCAACCTGTGGACGGTCGCGTTCGAGTTTTTCCAGGGTGTCCGCGCCCGCATGCAGATGACCACGGACGGCGTGTGGACCTCCCTGGTGCGCCTGGTGGCGAACCAGCGCCGCCGGTACGGAGGATACCTGGTGCACGCCTCAGTGGCGGTGATGGCCGTCGGCATCGCGGCGTCCGGCACCTGCCACCTGGACGCGCAGGTGCAGCTTCGCCCCGGCCAATCGGCCGACATCGGAGCCTTTCACCTGACCTTCACCGGCATGGGGGTGACTCCGGGGACGGTGTCGCGCGACATGTACGCCAATCTGGTGGTCAGCTCCGGGGGGCGCTCCCTGGGCGTCCTGCGGCCGTCCGCGACGTTCTACAGCGACGGGCAACAGCCGACGACCAACGTCGCACTGTACTCGCGCCCGATGCAAGACCTGTATGCCGTGTTGCTCGGGACCTCCCCCAGCCAAGGGGATATCGCCATCTTCGACCTCCACGTGAACCCGTTGGTCCAGTGGATCTGGTTCGGCGGCTACGGGCTCATCCTGGGGACGCTGCTGAGTCTGTGGCCGGAGCGGGTTCGCCGCCAGGCCTGGTCTGTCACAGGGGTACCCTCGGCCCTGGACGGGCTGTATCAGCAGATGGCCGAATTGGAGTATGATTGGAAGATGGGGAAATTGGACGAGGAAGACTACCACCGGCAGAAGCAGGCGCTCTGGACGGCCGCCTGTCGGGAGGAAACGATGGAAGCGCAACTGCGGGCGCGGCTCGAGCGGGAATTGGAAGACGAGGTGCGCGGTGCGCGCTTAGGCGAGGGGTGAGTCGTGTGCCGATGGGTCGATGGCGTGCCTGGGGCGCTGCCTTGGCGGTCGCATTCAGCCTGCTGATGATGTTGAAGAACGCCTCCGCAGCCGAATCGTTGCGAGTGGCCCAGATGCAACTGTTCCTGATCCCGGCGCCGGTGGCGCACACCGTCCGGGTGATGGAGGCGTTTGACCTGCGGACGGACGGGCGCTCGGTGAACGCGCACTTCACGCTTCCAGAGCAGGCGTCGGAGGTGTCGGTGCAGACACCCGGCGGGCTCCGCGCCCAGACGAAGGGCTCCGCCGTGGGTGTGACGGGGACCGCGCCGTCCGATGGGTCGTTTCAGGTGACGGTGACCTACCACCTGCCGATGCCCGGCATGGCCCAATCCATCCGCTGGCATGCGGACTACCCTGTCGATCAGGCTCTGGTCTACGTCCCAGAGGGGGAGGTGTCTCTGTCCGCCGAAGGCGTGTTGACGGGTACGCGCACGGTCGACATCTCCGGCACGACCTTTCGAGTCTTCACGCGTCTGGGGGTACCGGCGGATACGGACTGGCCCTTACAGGTGCAGGTGATGCCGGCGCCCACGACCGGATCGGATACGGGAGGCCTGCCGGTCATCGGACTCGATCACAGCCAGCGGGCGAACGCCATGCAGGCGTTGGCCAATCTCGCCTTGGCCGCCTTCGTCTTGGCGGTGGGCCTGGCCAGCATTCGAAGAAGCACACGGGGCGGCCCGCCCGCTCGACCCCAGGACGAGGAGGCGGCGTGGACCGCGTGGGTTCAGCTGGAGCGCGCCTACGAAAACGGGGATGTGGACACGGCGTCGTATGAAAGACGTCGGGCGGCGCTGAAGAGGCGCATCGTGGCGCTGCGCACGCAGGCACCGGGCGGGAGGGAGTAGCGTGCTGGCTTTGGAAGGGGTGACGAAAGCGTTCGACCTGCGCCCCGTGCTCGAGGATATCGACTTTGCGCTGGCGCCCGGTTGTCGGTATCTGCTGTCCGCGCCCAACGGCAGCGGGAAGACCACCCTGTTGCGCATCATGGCAGGGCTGTCCCGCCCCACCCGCGGGCGCGTCCTGTGGAATGGGGCACCGCTCGATCCCCGCGGGCGCCGGCACATCGGAGTGGTGTTGCAGCAGCCGATGGTGTATGGCGATCTGACCGGCGAGGAGAACCTCCGCCTGTTCGCGGGCTTGTACGGGGTCAGAGACGCGCGCCAAGCGGCGCGGCGGTGGCTGGACCGCGCCGGCCTGGGGGACGCCGGGACGACGCTCGTCCGCCACTACTCCAAGGGCATGCGCCAGCGTCTGGCGGTCGCCCGGGCGCTGATCCACGAACCGGCGGTGCTTCTTTTGGACGAGCCGCTGGACGGTTTGGACACGGAAGGGCGCCGCTCTGTCGCAGGTTGGTTGGACGAGACCGCGGTACGAGGGACAGCCGTGTTCGCGGTGATGCATGACACCGCGCCTGAGTGGCGGCCGGATGTCCGCCTGACCTTATGCTTTGGCCGCCTGGTGGTGGTGGCGTGATCGGTTGGCGGGCGTTTTTGCACCTGTTGTGGCGGGATGTGCGCATCGAGGTGCGCCGGCCTCAGTTTTTCGCGGCGAGTGCCAGCTTCGGGGTGCTGTTGGTCTTTGTCACCGGCATCGCGCTCGACGCGGCCGAACACCTTCCGGCCGACTGGGTGTCCGGCGTCTTGTGGCTCGACATCTTCTACGCGGCCACCGTCGGGGTTCACCGCCATGATTTCAAAGATATCGAGTGGGGGGGCGGTGAAGGGGTCCTTCTGGCCCCGGTGGATCGCAGCGTGATCTTTTACGCCCGCTGGGTGAGCGTCAGTTTGTTCATCGCGGCGAGCGGCTTGGTGATGGCGGCGGCGTGGTTTCTGCTGCTCAACCCGCCCCCGCCGGCGCAGCCCGGTCTGTTCGCGTTCGCCCTCGGAGCGGGTGCCCTGGGGCTGGGCGGGGTCACCACCTTCGTCGCTGCCCTGACGGCGCACACGCGCCTGCGCGATGTGCTCACGCCCCTGTTATTGTTTCCGTTGGCGATCCCTCTGTTCATCGGCGTGGTGCGGCTGACCGCCTATGCCCTGGAGCCCACCTTGGGCCACCCGCGGGTGTGGGTTGAGGAGGTATTGGGATATATCGCGGCGATGCTGGTGGTACCGTGGCTGGTCTACGAATGGGTGATGGAGGGCTGACATGAACCGATGGTCTTCGTGGCTCGCGTTCGTGGCGGGCGTGCTCGGATTCGCATTCCTGTACCTGGCACTCATCTGGTCGCCCCCTGAACAACAGATGGGGGATCTGGTGCGGATCATGTACTTTCACGTCGCCAGCGCTTGGACGGCGTTGTGTGCGTTTTTTGTCACGTTCGTGGCGGCGTTGGGGCTGTTGGTGCGCGGAGGGGAACGTTGGGACGTGGTGTCGGCCTGCTCCGCCGAGATCGGGTTGGTGTACACCACCATCACCCTGGTCACCGGGTCGCTGTGGGCACGCCCCATTTGGAACACCTGGTGGACGTGGGATCCGCGCCTGACGACGACGCTGATCCTCTGGTTCCTGTACGCCGGATACCTGCTGCTGCGCGCCACGCTGACCGGGTACGAGCGGCGGGCAAAGGTCGCGGCCGCGTACGCCATCATCGCCTTTATCGACGTGCCCATCATCCACATGTCGGTCACCTGGTGGCGGTCCATCCACCCTTCCGTCGTGGATGACAGCGGGTTTCACATGCCGCCGTCCATGGCCGGCACGCTCATGTTCGGATTTCTGAGTTTTTTCTTCCTGTATCTGTTGCTCCTGTGGCTGCGGGCGCGCGGTGCCTGGCAGCAGTTGGAGATTCTCCGGCTGGGGCAAGCCGTGCGAGGCCTGCGGTTGCGGGCGGAAAGGGGACGGTGAGGGGATGCAACACCTCGGGTATCTCTGGGCGGTGTCGGCTGTGGTGTGGGGCGGCACGTTGATCTACGTGTTCACGCTGCTTCGCAGGCAGAACCGGTTACAGGCCGAGTTGGAACGGCTGAAAAAGGCGGTGGAGGATTGGAAAGGCGTCCGCTCTGGCGGGGAGCCCCCCGGTTCACCCTGACCGCGATCGACGTGGATTTCCTGTGAGCCGGGGTCAACGAAACGGAATCCGGTTCATCAGCCATCCACCCAGCACGGCGATGACCACGGAGAGCACGGCCCGCCATACGGTGAACGGAACCCCGTAAAACGGCACTTCTGCCGGCAAGCGGGTGAGGGATACCAGTTGCCAGCTCGTGACGAAAGCGAACACCGCCCCCGGGCTGGCCTCCGACGCGAGCAGTCCCGCCGCAAGGGGATACATCGCCCAGCGGGACCCGGTCCCCGCCATCCCCAGCAGTGCACCGAGCACGATTCCGGTCCATCCCGCTTCCCGACCCAGCAAGCGCGCGAGCGCGGCCGGATCGATCACTTGAGACAAGAGTCCCGCCATGAACATCGATACGACGATCCACGGGAGCGATTGCAGAAACATCTCCACCGTGACCTCGAGCGCGTTGTTCGCCAGGTCCGGGTGGACGACAGCGGTATACACGTACCCGAGCGCCGTGGCGATGGTGAAGGTCATCAGCATGCGATCCACCGATTCCTCCTCCTTGCCCCGCTAAGAGAGCGCCTGCCGGAGCGCTTCGGCCAAGCCGGACCCGGTTTGTTGGTCCGACAGGGCGAGCGACCAGATGGCGACGCCGGCCAACCCCCGGTCACTGACCAGCGCCAGTTTTCGCTGCATCGTCTCGTCCGTCTCATACCACACTTCGATGTATCCGTCGTCCGCCGGGTAGCGGGCATATGCGACGCCGAGCGCATCGTCCCAGGTGGACTTTGCCTGGTGCCGCGCCAGCGCGGGCTCGATGTTGGGGGCCGCAACCGGGGTGCTCGTGACCGTCCCGTCGCGGTGGCGGTGCCAGAATTCTGTGTAAAACGGCAGGCCGAGGAGAATTTTTCCGGCCGGCACGCCGGTGCCGAGGAGATCGTCGACCGCCTGAGTCACCCACGGCACGTCCGCCACCGGTCCCGGATCGGGATCGCCGCCCCAGTGTTCGTCGTAGGCCATCAGGACCACGTACTCACAGGACGCGGCGAGCCCTGCATGGAAGAAGGCGGCGTCGTCCCGCAAGAACGCGATGTCCGGGGTGATGTCGACGGACAGAACCGCGTGCATCGGGGTGAGCGCCGTGTGCAGCTCTTGGATGAAGCGCGTGAATCGATCCCGGTCGTCCGTGCGCACATTCTCAAAATCGACATTGACCCCGTCCAACCCAGCCTGCCGGACGGCGTCGGCAACCTGTTGGACCATGCGCCGGCGGACCGCGTCGTCCGCCAGGACGGCGTGCGTCAGGGCGGCGTCAAATTGGTTGTCAAACATCGCCCACACGGATGTGTGGTGGGCGTGGGCATATTGAACGACCGTGCTCTGCGCGCGGTTGCGCAGGTCGCCTTTGGCAGAGGTGAGGGTCAACCAGCCAGGGCTGATCACGTTGACACCGGGGTTATCCTTCATCATCTGAATCGTGCTGCTGGCGGTGTTGTACGGGATCCACCCGAGGACCATGCGGTTTGTCCCCGATTCCCAAGCGTCAATGGGCGCCAGGAGGCTCGCCTGATTGGGGGACGGGGTCCTCGACGGGGCCGACTGCAGCAATTGGGCGCCGAGCATCCGCACCGGGTCGGCCAGCGGCAGATGCAGGACGCGGGCGGCGGCCTGCCAGAGCGTCGGGGTATCGGGGGTGTCGGAGCGAAGATAGGCCGTCGTCCCCACGAGTTCCCGCACCTCGACGCCCGCGAGGTGCGATGCCTCCAACTGCGCGGCGGTGGTCCACGATCCACCCCCGTACAGCAGCAGCGTGCTGCCGACACAGGCGGCGGCCAACAGCACGACGGCGGCGATGGTGGATAGCCAGCGGATGGCTTCGGAACGGATGGCTCGATTCGGTGTGTGCACGGGGATCCTCCTTCCACGCGGTCCTCGCCGTCCGGGTTACTATCACTCTATGAGGACGAGCCCGCATTTAGAAGGATCGGTGCTGAATTGCGCCAGCGGGATCCATCTCGTATCATGAAGGGAAAGAAGGGTGGTGATCCAGATGGCGGTTCAGACGTTGCGCGTTCACAGGCTGGAGCTGCCGACGCCGTTTCCGGTCGGAACGGTGAACTCCTATTTGTTGGAAGAGGGAGATCAGCGCGTGCTGGTCGACTGTGGTCCGCGTTGGGGGCCCGCCGAAGATGCGCTCGAGCAAGCCTTGAACGACGCCGGCGTACGCGCCGACGCGTTGTCCGGTGTGGTGTTGACGCACGGCCATGTGGATCACGTGGGGCAGTCCGGGGCGTTCGCTCGGCTCGGCGTACCGGTGTATGCGCATCCGGGTGTGGCCGCGTGGCTGCAGCCAGGGGGTGCGTACGACGACTACCGATTGGCGTTTTTTCGCCGGTTGCATCGAATGATGGGGACGCCGGAACCAGAAATCGATCGCTGTTTGAAGGAACTTTTTTTGATGTCAAAATGGAACGACCGGTCGGTCGTCACCCATCCGCTGCGGGAAGGGGATGTGTTGCCCCTGATGCCCGATTTCGAGGTGCTGGAGGTTCCGGGGCACGCCCAGGCCGCCATCGCGCTGTGGAACCGCAAGGCGGGGATATTCATCGGCGGCGATCAACTGCTTCCGCACGTCTCCTCCAACGCGTTAATCGAACCGGAACCAGGATACGAGCGCGGGGACTTGGCGCCGCGCACCCGGAGCCTGCTGCAATACCGGGAAAGCCTTCAGCGGCTGCGCAGCCTCGACCTCGGTACGGTGTATCCCGGACACGGCGATCCGTTCACCGATCCCGGCTCGCTCATCGACCGAAGGCTGCGGGAACAGGAGCGGCGCCGCGATCAGTTTTTCGACTTGGTAAGCGCCCATCCGGGTGCGACCACGTACACCCTCGCCAACACATACTTCCCTCGCCATAAGGACCAACTGCAGCTGATCCTGTCCGAGACCCTCGGATTCCTGGACTGGTTGGAAGCGGAGGGGCGGGTGGTCAGCGAACCGGACGCTCAAGGCGTGGTGCGATGGCGGGCGGTGTAGCGGCACCGCCCGTCACGGGCGGTTCGCCTGCCACACCGCCTCGCCGTCGGCGTAGACCTCCTTTTTCCAAATGGGGACTTCCTTTTTGAGCCGTTCAATCAGCTCCCGGGCGGCCTCGAACGCGGTGCCGCGATGAGGGGCGGCGGCGGCGCAAATCACGGCGATGTCGGCGGGATCGAGGCGCCCGACGCGATGCCATTGCAGGGGGATGACGCCGGGCCAGCGGCGGCAGACGTCTTCGGCGATGGCGCGCATCTGGCGGAGGGCCATCTCCCGGTACGCCTCGTATTCGAGGTACACCGTCTGCCTGCCTTTGGTCCATTCCCGCACGGTGCCGACAAACAGGACGGTCCCGCCGCAGCGGGTGTCGACGAGGTGTTGGTACGCCTGGCCGACGTCGAGCGGCTGGTCCGTGAGGACGATGGATCCCGGACCATCGTCGCTCCCGCCCCCGACAGGCGGGATGAGGGCGATCTCGTCGCCATCCGACACGACCTGGTCATCGTTCGCGTACTGTTGGTTGACGGCGATGAGCGCGTGTTCGAGGTCGGACGCCAATTCGGGAAGGCGCTGTTGAAGCGCCCGCCGAATCTCGCCCGCAGTGGCCGGAGTGCCGAGCTCGACGGTGACGGCGGGCCCGGCGATTTCTGCGAGGCCGGCGAACAAGTGGACGGTGAAGGTCACGGGACCCCCTCCTCTGATTGGGTGTGATACCATGGGTGTGATGCGCTGCGCGGCAGCGATACCCCGTGGGAGGTTGGTAAGCTTGACAGATTCCAATGAAACGTTGACCCATTTTGATGAGGCCGGCCGCCCGCGCATGGTCGACGTCTCGGACAAGCCGGAGACGGCGCGTGAAGCGGTGGCCCAGGCCCGTATCCGCATGCAGTCCTCGACGCGGGAGAGGATTGAACAGGGCCGGATGGCAAAGGGGGATGTGCTCGCCGTCGCTGAGCTGGCCGGAGTAATGGCTGCGAAACGGACGCCCGACCTCATTCCCTTGTGCCATCCGATCCCCATCTCCGGTGTGCGCGTCAAGACCGCGTGGGAGGACGCCGCGGGGCAGGAGGCGGTGCTCCGCATCGAGGCGGCGGTTCGGACCACGTACCGGACCGGCGTCGAGATGGAGGCGCTTACGGCGTGCAGCGTCGCCGCCCTGACGGTCTACGACATGTGCAAAGCCGTGGACCGCGGCATGGTCATCGAACAGATTGAGCTGGTGTACAAGGCGGGCGGCAAGAGTGGCGTATTCCAGCGTACGGACGCCCAGGCATGACGGACCGTCCAGCATGACGGGCGTCCGCCGGGGGGATGCCGCCTTCCCGCCGATCACCCCTGTTCCGGCCGCTTGCGCCGCTGTACGGGTCGGCCGCGCCATCCCTCCCGTGTGAGTTTGTTCCGCTTCTTGTCGCGGTAATAGACGAATCCCCCGAGAAAGGCTGTGCCGGCGAAGGCCGCGGCCAAGCCCGCCACCATCCAGATGAGGTCTGCCGCGTGCCCGAACGCGAGCCAACGCTCCATCGCCTCGCGGAACAGATTGAGTCCCCAGCCCGCAAACAGGAAGACGGCGATCAACACCGACCACGCCATCAAGTGCCGCATGGCGCATGTTCCCCTTTGTTCCCGTCGTCCCTTCCATCATAGCACACACCCGGTCCGGCTTGCCCCATGATACAATCGCATCGGAGGGATGGCCGTGATTCACGTGGTGATTGTCGGGGGAGGCCGCGGCGGACGGCGGTGGATCGAGGCGTTGTCGGACCACCCCGAGGTGGTCATTGACGCCGTGATCGACTTGCGCGACGACGCGCCGGGTATGCAGCTGGCCCGATCGTTGGGTTTGACCGTAGGCCGGGACTACCGGAGCGTCCTGATGCAGCTCCCGGATCCTGCGGACGTGGTGCTGGAGGTGACCGGACGGCCGGAGGTGTACGCCGATCTGGTCCAACTTGCGCCCGGGGCGACGGTGATCAGCGGACCCGCTCTGCGCTTTTTCACCCTCTTTATCGACGACAAGATGGTGTTGATCCGAAAGCTGCAGGCGCAGCGGCGGGAGTTGGAGCGGGTGGTGGAGGCCACCCACGACGGCATGGTCGGCGTCGATCGGGAGGGGCGCGTGGTCTTGTGCAACGCGGCGGCCGAGCGGTTGTTGGGACGGAGCCGGGACCAGGTGCTGGGCCGTCCTGTGACCGACGTGATCCCAAATTCACGGTTGGCCGAGGTGTTGGTGCACGGCAGGGAGGAACTCAACCAGGTACAAAAATTGGGCGACATTGAGATCGTGACCAACCGGGTGCCGCTGTTCGACGACGAGGGGCGCATCGTGGGGGCCATCGCCACGTTCCGCGATGTGACGGAGCTGCGCGCCTTGGCGGCCGAGGTGACCAACCTGCGCGAGGTGCAGACGCTTCTGGAGGCCATCATCCAGTCGACCCAGGATGCCATCTCGGTGGTCGACAAGGACGGTCGGGGGCTGCTCATCAATCCGGCCTACACGCGCCTGACGGGCCTGCGCCCGGAACAGGTTCTCAACCAGCCTGCGGACGTCGACATCGCGGAGGGGGAGAGCATGCATCTCAAGGTGTTGCGCACCCGGCAGCCGGTGCGCAACGTGCCGATGAAGGTGGGACCGATGCGCCGCGAGGTCTTGGTCGACGTCGCGCCCATCCTCGTCGGCGGGGAGTTGCGCGGCAGCGTGGGCGTGATCCACGACGTGTCGGAGATCAAGCGCCTGACCGAGGAGTTGGAACGGGCGAACAAGCTGATCCGCACCATGCAGGCCAAGTACACGTTCGAGGAGATCGTGGGCAAGAGCCCGGCCATCGCCCTGGCGGTCGAACAGGCCAAACGCGCTGCGGAGACGCCGGCGACGGTGCTGTTGCGCGGCGAGTCGGGGACGGGCAAGGAACTGTTCGCCCACGCCATCCACAACGCCAGCGACCGCCGGTACCAGCCGTTCGTGCGCGTCAACTGCGCGGCGCTGACCGACAGTTTGCTCGAGAGCGAGCTGTTCGGCTACGAAGAGGGTGCGTTCACCGGGGCGAAGAAGGGCGGGAAGCGCGGGCTCTTCGAGGAGGCCCACGGGGGGACGCTGTTTCTCGACGAGATCGGGGAGATGTCGGTGGCCACCCAGGCGAAGCTGTTGCGCGCCCTGCAGGAGCGGGAGATCGTCCGCGTGGGGGGGACGCGGCCCATCCCCGTCGACGTCCGCGTGATCGCCGCCACCCACGTGAACCTGGAGCAAGCCGTGGCGGAGGGGCGGTTTCGGGAAGACCTGTATTACCGGTTGAACGTGATTCCGATTGTGATCCCGCCGCTGCGGTACCGCCTGGAGGACATCGAGGCGTTGGCCTTGCACATCATTCACCGGCAGAACCAGGCGTTCGGTCGGAACGTGACGGAGATCGCCAAAGGCGCAGTGGAGCTGTTGCAGCGTTACCCCTGGCCCGGTAACGTGCGCGAACTGGAGAACACCATCGGCCGGGCGATGATCCACATGCGTTACAGCGACACGGTACTGGAGGCGCACCACCTGCCGCTGCTCAACACGGCGCCGATTCCAGCGACCCATACGGCCCAGGGCGGGTCGTTGACGTGGAACGGAGGGACGTTGGATCAATTTCTCCGACAGGCGGAACGGTCGGCCATCGAACAGGCCCTGCGGGCGACGGGGGGCAACAAGACGGAGGCGGCCAAACGGCTCGGCATCTCGCTGCGCAGCCTGTACTACAAACTGAAGCCGGCCGAGGAGTGACGGACAAGTACGGCGATTGAAAGCGTTTGCTTGCAAATCATTGCATGATGTGCAAAGGTTTGCGCGATGGCGCCCTCTGTGTGTGCATGTACATGCAGGGTCCCGCCAGGTGGGGGCTGGCGTTTCCTCGGTGGTTTGGAGTTGGCACGCGGTTTGCTTTATCCTGGAGGCGGCTGTGCCCTGGGTTTGGTTTGGATTTCCTGATCTTCATGGTATGCTTGTACACCGAGGAGGCAACCCGACATGGAGCTGTTCTCATACCTGGAGCGGCACGACTATGAACAGGTGGTGTTCTGCCACGATCGCGCGGCTGGCCTCAAGGCCATCATCGCCATCCACGACACCACGCTCGGCCCGGCGCTCGGCGGATGCCGGATGTGGACTTACGCGTCGGAAGAGGAGGCGCTGGTCGACGCG includes the following:
- a CDS encoding heme lyase CcmF/NrfE family subunit → MLTGLIGQAAIRLLLVSSLVALAIHALAARTGSRRWRTASRLVQGWVFLCAATASAALIRLLVTGDYSYPYVASYTGPGLPLVYRIAAFWGGNAGSLLFWSLVLTLYGAVVVGARHEDSERMLPIVSFVLSSITLFYALLLNLKANPFVRLDQPMPPSGLNPLLQNPGMTVHPVNLYLGYIGFAIPFAYAVAGLWLGRTDAVWLKVTRRWTLVSWLFLSIGIVYGAHWSYEELGWGGYWAWDPVENASLLPWLTATAFLHSAIVQEKRGLLKAWNVVLVSLTFLLTLFGTFLTRSGVLWSIHAFANAPLGVWFLSFLGVAAAATAALIVWRWPALRANGRMEAVVSKESAFLLNNVLFLGSAFAVLWGTLFPIVSEALDGRRMMVDAPFYNAVNMPLAVCVLFLMGIGPLVAWRRASVQGVVRAVAVPLAVAALGGTAIAAALEAVFHRWSLLGTLAVAAALFNLWTVAFEFFQGVRARMQMTTDGVWTSLVRLVANQRRRYGGYLVHASVAVMAVGIAASGTCHLDAQVQLRPGQSADIGAFHLTFTGMGVTPGTVSRDMYANLVVSSGGRSLGVLRPSATFYSDGQQPTTNVALYSRPMQDLYAVLLGTSPSQGDIAIFDLHVNPLVQWIWFGGYGLILGTLLSLWPERVRRQAWSVTGVPSALDGLYQQMAELEYDWKMGKLDEEDYHRQKQALWTAACREETMEAQLRARLERELEDEVRGARLGEG
- a CDS encoding ABC transporter ATP-binding protein; the protein is MLALEGVTKAFDLRPVLEDIDFALAPGCRYLLSAPNGSGKTTLLRIMAGLSRPTRGRVLWNGAPLDPRGRRHIGVVLQQPMVYGDLTGEENLRLFAGLYGVRDARQAARRWLDRAGLGDAGTTLVRHYSKGMRQRLAVARALIHEPAVLLLDEPLDGLDTEGRRSVAGWLDETAVRGTAVFAVMHDTAPEWRPDVRLTLCFGRLVVVA
- a CDS encoding heme exporter protein CcmB, which translates into the protein MIGWRAFLHLLWRDVRIEVRRPQFFAASASFGVLLVFVTGIALDAAEHLPADWVSGVLWLDIFYAATVGVHRHDFKDIEWGGGEGVLLAPVDRSVIFYARWVSVSLFIAASGLVMAAAWFLLLNPPPPAQPGLFAFALGAGALGLGGVTTFVAALTAHTRLRDVLTPLLLFPLAIPLFIGVVRLTAYALEPTLGHPRVWVEEVLGYIAAMLVVPWLVYEWVMEG
- a CDS encoding cytochrome c biogenesis protein — protein: MNRWSSWLAFVAGVLGFAFLYLALIWSPPEQQMGDLVRIMYFHVASAWTALCAFFVTFVAALGLLVRGGERWDVVSACSAEIGLVYTTITLVTGSLWARPIWNTWWTWDPRLTTTLILWFLYAGYLLLRATLTGYERRAKVAAAYAIIAFIDVPIIHMSVTWWRSIHPSVVDDSGFHMPPSMAGTLMFGFLSFFFLYLLLLWLRARGAWQQLEILRLGQAVRGLRLRAERGR
- a CDS encoding CcmD family protein — its product is MQHLGYLWAVSAVVWGGTLIYVFTLLRRQNRLQAELERLKKAVEDWKGVRSGGEPPGSP
- a CDS encoding permease; its protein translation is MLMTFTIATALGYVYTAVVHPDLANNALEVTVEMFLQSLPWIVVSMFMAGLLSQVIDPAALARLLGREAGWTGIVLGALLGMAGTGSRWAMYPLAAGLLASEASPGAVFAFVTSWQLVSLTRLPAEVPFYGVPFTVWRAVLSVVIAVLGGWLMNRIPFR
- a CDS encoding glycosyl hydrolase family 18 protein, with the protein product MHTPNRAIRSEAIRWLSTIAAVVLLAAACVGSTLLLYGGGSWTTAAQLEASHLAGVEVRELVGTTAYLRSDTPDTPTLWQAAARVLHLPLADPVRMLGAQLLQSAPSRTPSPNQASLLAPIDAWESGTNRMVLGWIPYNTASSTIQMMKDNPGVNVISPGWLTLTSAKGDLRNRAQSTVVQYAHAHHTSVWAMFDNQFDAALTHAVLADDAVRRRMVQQVADAVRQAGLDGVNVDFENVRTDDRDRFTRFIQELHTALTPMHAVLSVDITPDIAFLRDDAAFFHAGLAASCEYVVLMAYDEHWGGDPDPGPVADVPWVTQAVDDLLGTGVPAGKILLGLPFYTEFWHRHRDGTVTSTPVAAPNIEPALARHQAKSTWDDALGVAYARYPADDGYIEVWYETDETMQRKLALVSDRGLAGVAIWSLALSDQQTGSGLAEALRQALS
- a CDS encoding MBL fold metallo-hydrolase, whose translation is MAVQTLRVHRLELPTPFPVGTVNSYLLEEGDQRVLVDCGPRWGPAEDALEQALNDAGVRADALSGVVLTHGHVDHVGQSGAFARLGVPVYAHPGVAAWLQPGGAYDDYRLAFFRRLHRMMGTPEPEIDRCLKELFLMSKWNDRSVVTHPLREGDVLPLMPDFEVLEVPGHAQAAIALWNRKAGIFIGGDQLLPHVSSNALIEPEPGYERGDLAPRTRSLLQYRESLQRLRSLDLGTVYPGHGDPFTDPGSLIDRRLREQERRRDQFFDLVSAHPGATTYTLANTYFPRHKDQLQLILSETLGFLDWLEAEGRVVSEPDAQGVVRWRAV
- a CDS encoding molybdenum cofactor biosynthesis protein — translated: MTFTVHLFAGLAEIAGPAVTVELGTPATAGEIRRALQQRLPELASDLEHALIAVNQQYANDDQVVSDGDEIALIPPVGGGSDDGPGSIVLTDQPLDVGQAYQHLVDTRCGGTVLFVGTVREWTKGRQTVYLEYEAYREMALRQMRAIAEDVCRRWPGVIPLQWHRVGRLDPADIAVICAAAAPHRGTAFEAARELIERLKKEVPIWKKEVYADGEAVWQANRP
- the moaC gene encoding cyclic pyranopterin monophosphate synthase MoaC, with translation MTDSNETLTHFDEAGRPRMVDVSDKPETAREAVAQARIRMQSSTRERIEQGRMAKGDVLAVAELAGVMAAKRTPDLIPLCHPIPISGVRVKTAWEDAAGQEAVLRIEAAVRTTYRTGVEMEALTACSVAALTVYDMCKAVDRGMVIEQIELVYKAGGKSGVFQRTDAQA
- a CDS encoding DUF2627 family protein; the protein is MRHLMAWSVLIAVFLFAGWGLNLFREAMERWLAFGHAADLIWMVAGLAAAFAGTAFLGGFVYYRDKKRNKLTREGWRGRPVQRRKRPEQG